In Macaca nemestrina isolate mMacNem1 chromosome 9, mMacNem.hap1, whole genome shotgun sequence, a single genomic region encodes these proteins:
- the LOC139356320 gene encoding ERV-BabFcenv provirus ancestral Env polyprotein-like, which translates to MQLGSLTLMLVALVAAGEITKPAHNPFVWRFWLYENRTHPGQPHKPGKLLASADCPSSGCNSPILLNFTGFQIAKPMTPIICFEFDQTKYNCKHYWWHQNAGCPYNYCNIHRPRYWGERKQLDPKWPFYRRRDKDFPYTWIVRDPWNSRWTTPQHGAVYYSPSSTWPSSHLYLWRGLVQVLPLVHGNIQRQENRLTQDLRPFSWLKLLQEGLELANLTGLHSLSGCFLCATLGRPPLTAVPLPWGPSTFAQANNLRNHSYAPILNVPLYLNPSQEKFPYCFSGTNSSLCSITATPPNITLRAPSGIFFWCNGTLSKNLPSPSVNNLLCLPVTLVPRLTLLTAGEFLGYTGNWTSAVIHPDPRPRPARAIFLPLIAGISLTASFIAAGLAGGALGHTLIKSNRLYQQFAVAMEESAESLASLQRQLTSLAQVTLQNRRALDLLTAKKGGTCIFLKEDCCFYINKSGLVEDRVQQLRKLSTEVKTRQFASAADQWWNSSMFSLLAPFLGPLLSLLFLLTVGPCVVNKILQFIRERFDTVQLMVLRAQYQPVNAETESDL; encoded by the coding sequence atgcagttaggtagtctaaccctaatgttagtcgccctagtggccgctggagaaatcacaaaaccagctcataatccctttgtctggagattctggctttatgaaaaccgaacccaccctgggcaacctcataagcccggaaaattattggccagtgctgattgcccttcctcagggtgcaacagcccaattctactaaattttaccggttttcaaatagccaaacctatgacaccaataatatgctttgagtttgatcagactaaatacaattgtaaacactattggtggcaccaaaatgctggctgtccttataactattgtaacatccacaggccccgttattggggagagagaaaacagttagaccctaaatggcccttctatcgtagacgggataaagactttccatatacatggatagttagagacccctggaactcccgctggaccacacctcaacatggggctgtatactactccccctcctccacatggcctagcagtcacctctatctgtggcgaggcctagtgcaagtactgcccctggtccacgggaatatccaacgacaggaaaacagactaacacaagacttacgtcctttctcctggttaaagttattacaagaaggactggaacttgctaaccttacaggacttcatagcctgtctggctgcttcctgtgcgccactctagggcgtccaccgctaacagctgtccctctgccatggggaccctctacctttgcccaagctaacaacctccgaaaccactcgtatgctcctatcctgaacgtgcccctatacctaaaccctagtcaggagaagtttccctactgtttctcaggaaccaattccagcctctgcagcatcactgcaacgccccctaatattaccttaagggctccatcaggcatattcttctggtgtaatggaaccttatctaagaacctacctagtccttctgttaataacctactatgtctccctgtcacattagttccccggttgactctactaactgctggcgagttcttagggtataccggtaactggactagtgctgttattcacccagaccctagaccaagacctgcacgagccatatttctccccctcattgcaggaatctccctcaccgcatccttcattgcggccggactggcggggggagccttaggtcacaccctcataaaAAGTAACAggttataccaacaatttgccgttgctatggaggagtcggctgagtcccttgcctcccttcagcggcaactcacgtccctagctcaggtaaccttgcaaaaccggagggccctagacctactcactgcaaaaaaaggtggtacatgtatatttctaaaagaagactgttgtttctacataaataaatcaggacttgtagaggaccgggtccaacagttacgcaagttaagcactgaagtaaaaacacggcagtttgcttcagctgcagaccaatggtggaattcctctatgttttctctgttagcccccttccttggacccctgctaagtctactatttctgcttaccgtaggaccttgtgttgttaacaaaattttacaatttattagggagagatttgacaccgtacaactcatggtcctcagagcccaataccaacctgtaaacgctgaaacagaatcagacttataa